One Phaseolus vulgaris cultivar G19833 chromosome 4, P. vulgaris v2.0, whole genome shotgun sequence DNA window includes the following coding sequences:
- the LOC137838915 gene encoding 1-aminocyclopropane-1-carboxylate oxidase 1-like — translation MEEVFIPSLHCATFFPLLLPLLSFSQKVAIPVIDFSTLNGDKRDETMALLHEACQKWGFFLIMNHERGKNLMDKVKQLINIHYCLEALVRGLREQTDAGGIILLLQDDFKDGKWVEIPPPRTMPFL, via the exons ATGGAAGAA gTATTCATTCCCTCTCTGCATTGTGCAACCTTTTTTCCTTTGCTATTGCCCCTGCTTTCGTTCAGCCAAAAGGTGGCTATTCCTGTTATAGATTTCAGTACTCTCAATGGAGACAAAAGGGATGAAACCATGGCACTTTTGCATGAAGCTTGTCAGAAATGGGGTTTCTTTCTG ATTATGAACCATGAACGTGGCAAGAACCTAATGGATAAGGTGAAGCAGCTAATTAATATTCACTATTGTTTAGAGGCACTGGTTAGAGGACTTAGAGAGCAGACAGATGCTGGTGGGATCATCCTATTGCTCCAAGATGACTTCAAAGATGGCAAATGGGTGGAGATTCCTCCTCCAAGAACAATGCCATTTTTGTGA
- the LOC137838133 gene encoding tetraspanin-2-like: protein MGVSNNITVVLNFIALLASIPIIGAGVWLASKPDNECIHNFRWHVLILGLLVLLVSLAGFVGAYWNKQGLLAFYLCCMAILIALLLFILLFSFIVTTPDGTYYVPGKGFKESMLHGFSPWLRNHVTTSWSWNKITTCLVHSNVCIKLTQDYISADQFFNSHISPLQSGCCKPPSACGYNYVNPILWINPVNPMVDPDCYLWTNDQNQLCYNCNACKAGLLGNLREEWRKANIFLMVAVVVLIWVYLIACSAFKNAQTENLFRHYKGGWV, encoded by the exons ATGGGAGTAAGCAACAACATCACTGTGGTGCTGAACTTCATAGCCCTGTTGGCCTCAATTCCCATAATAGGTGCAGGTGTATGGCTGGCCTCCAAACCAGACAACGAGTGCATCCACAACTTCCGCTGGCACGTCCTCATCCTTGGCCTCCTCGTACTCCTTGTCTCTCTAGCTGGCTTTGTCGGTGCTTACTGGAACAAGCAGGGCCTCTTGGCCTTTTACCTTTGTTGCATGGCCATCCTCATCGCTCTTCTCCTTTTCATCCTCCTCTTTTCTTTCATCGTTACTACACCTGATGGAACCTACTATGTCCCCGGAAAAGGCTTCAAGGAGTCCATGCTCCATGGTTTCTCCCCCTGGCTAAGGAACCATGTCACCACTTCTTGGAGTTGGAACAAGATAACCACTTGTTTGGTTCATTCCAATGTCTGCATTAAGCTCACGCAGGATTACATATCTGCTGATCAGTTCTTCAACTCGCATATCTCTCCTTTGCAG TCAGGATGCTGTAAACCTCCAAGTGCTTGCGGATACAATTATGTGAACCCCATACTGTGGATAAATCCTGTGAATCCAATGGTTGACCCTGATTGTTACTTGTGGACTAATGACCAGAATCAACTCTGCTACAACTGCAATGCATGTAAGGCAGGTCTTCTGGGGAATCTCAGAGAAGAGTGGAGGAAAGCCAATATCTTTTTGATGGTGGCAGTTGTTGTCCTCATCTGGGTCTATCTAATTGCGTGCAGTGCCTTCAAAAATGCACAAACAGAAAACCTTTTCCGCCACTATAAAGGGGGTTGGGTTTGA
- the LOC137838134 gene encoding small ribosomal subunit protein bTHXc-like — MASLLLASPPPLSTQLHTSMSYLSFSHSQTLFSPLSTPFPSLSASATSTLSPTPSVYCGRGDRKTAKGKRFAHSFGNARPKDKKKGRGPPRIYAPPAPSKRDRFEDNEVVKIEIDESLFSG, encoded by the exons ATGGCATCACTGCTCCTAGCATCTCCTCCTCCACTCTCCACCCAATTGCACACTTCCATGTCTTACCTTTCCTTCTCTCACTCCCAAACTCTCTTCTCGCCACTCTCCACTCCCTTCCCTTCCCTCTCAGCGTCTGCAACTTCCACTCTCTCCCCAACCCCTTCTG TGTACTGCGGCAGAGGGGACAGGAAAACTGCAAAGGGAAAACGCTTCGCCCATTCGTTTGGGAAT GCGAGGCCAAAGGACAAGAAGAAGGGTAGAGGGCCACCAAGGATTTATGCTCCACCGGCACCTTCCAAGAGAGACAGATTCGAAGATAATGAGGTGGTGAAGATTGAAATTGATGAGTCCCTCTTTTCTGGCTGA
- the LOC137838141 gene encoding probable acyl-[acyl-carrier-protein]--UDP-N-acetylglucosamine O-acyltransferase, mitochondrial isoform X2 produces MLEMKAKMSWWLLKASSRRRFSLSSALHHRRFFFFFPQREKVDTSTLTKPSFIHPSAAVHSDALIGKGVSIGPFCSVSSSAKLGNGCQLYPGSHVSGNTELGDNCTLMTGAVVGDDYPGCTVIGSNNTIGYHAVVGVKCQDMKYKPEDDSFLEVGDNNDIREHTSIHRSSKSTDRTVIGNGNLIMGSCHIAHDCKIGNNNIFANNTLLAGHVEVEDNVHTGGATIVHQFCHLGSYSFLGGGSMVTQDVPKYAMVAGERAELRGLNLVGLARCGFSTAEIRNLRTAYQKIFMCVDANARSLEERIAEVELHEELVHVPAVRAMLQSIRNSFAENRRGICKIRHWNVS; encoded by the exons ATGTTGGAAATGAAGGCAAAGATGTCGTGGTGGTTGCTGAAAGCAAGCAGTCGCCGCCGCTTTTCCCTTTCTTCTGCGCTTCATCACCgtcgcttcttcttcttcttccctc AGAGGGAGAAGGTTGACACTTCCACACTCACGAAACCAAGTTTTATCCACCCTTCTGCCGCTGTTCACTCCGATGCCCTCATCGGCAAA GGTGTTTCGATTGGTCCCTTTTGTTCTGTTAGCTCCTCTGCAAAGCTGGGGAATGGTTGTCAACTGTATCCTGGAAGTCATGTTTCTGGAAATACAGAGCTAGGGGACAATTGCACGTTGATGAC TGGTGCTGTTGTTGGTGATGATTATCCTGGATGTACCGTCATTGGAAGCAATAACACAATAGGATATCATGCTGTGGTTGGTGTCAAATGTCAAGACATGAAATACAAG CCAGAGGATGATTCTTTCCTGGAAGTTGGAGACAATAATGATATTAGGGAACATACTTCAATCCACCGATCTTCAAAATCAACTGATAGGACT GTTATTGGTAATGGAAATCTTATAATGGGCTCTTGTCATATTGCCCATGATTGCAAGATTGGTAACAACAATATTTTTGCTAACAACACTCTTCTAGCTGGGCATGTTGAAGTAGAA GACAATGTTCACACTGGAGGTGCAACTATTGTGCATCAATTCTGTCATCTTGGCTCTTACTCGTTTCTTGGTGGTGGTTCTATG GTTACACAAGATGTCCCAAAGTACGCGATGGTAGCAGGAGAAAGAGCAGAGCTTCGAGGTCTTAATTTAGTGGGCCTTGCACGATGTGGATTCAGCACTGCAGAG ATCAGAAACCTGAGAACAGCTTATCAAAAGATATTCATGTGCGTGGATGCAAATGCTAGGTCTTTAGAAGAAAGGATTGCAGAAGTG GAGCTGCATGAAGAATTGGTACACGTTCCTGCTGTTCGTGCTATGTTGCAGTCTATTCGCAACTCCTTTGCAGAAAATCGTCGTGGAATATGCAAGATTAGACACTGGAATGTCTCTTGA
- the LOC137838141 gene encoding probable acyl-[acyl-carrier-protein]--UDP-N-acetylglucosamine O-acyltransferase, mitochondrial isoform X1 produces the protein MLEMKAKMSWWLLKASSRRRFSLSSALHHRRFFFFFPHVAEREKVDTSTLTKPSFIHPSAAVHSDALIGKGVSIGPFCSVSSSAKLGNGCQLYPGSHVSGNTELGDNCTLMTGAVVGDDYPGCTVIGSNNTIGYHAVVGVKCQDMKYKPEDDSFLEVGDNNDIREHTSIHRSSKSTDRTVIGNGNLIMGSCHIAHDCKIGNNNIFANNTLLAGHVEVEDNVHTGGATIVHQFCHLGSYSFLGGGSMVTQDVPKYAMVAGERAELRGLNLVGLARCGFSTAEIRNLRTAYQKIFMCVDANARSLEERIAEVELHEELVHVPAVRAMLQSIRNSFAENRRGICKIRHWNVS, from the exons ATGTTGGAAATGAAGGCAAAGATGTCGTGGTGGTTGCTGAAAGCAAGCAGTCGCCGCCGCTTTTCCCTTTCTTCTGCGCTTCATCACCgtcgcttcttcttcttcttccctc ATGTTGCAGAGAGGGAGAAGGTTGACACTTCCACACTCACGAAACCAAGTTTTATCCACCCTTCTGCCGCTGTTCACTCCGATGCCCTCATCGGCAAA GGTGTTTCGATTGGTCCCTTTTGTTCTGTTAGCTCCTCTGCAAAGCTGGGGAATGGTTGTCAACTGTATCCTGGAAGTCATGTTTCTGGAAATACAGAGCTAGGGGACAATTGCACGTTGATGAC TGGTGCTGTTGTTGGTGATGATTATCCTGGATGTACCGTCATTGGAAGCAATAACACAATAGGATATCATGCTGTGGTTGGTGTCAAATGTCAAGACATGAAATACAAG CCAGAGGATGATTCTTTCCTGGAAGTTGGAGACAATAATGATATTAGGGAACATACTTCAATCCACCGATCTTCAAAATCAACTGATAGGACT GTTATTGGTAATGGAAATCTTATAATGGGCTCTTGTCATATTGCCCATGATTGCAAGATTGGTAACAACAATATTTTTGCTAACAACACTCTTCTAGCTGGGCATGTTGAAGTAGAA GACAATGTTCACACTGGAGGTGCAACTATTGTGCATCAATTCTGTCATCTTGGCTCTTACTCGTTTCTTGGTGGTGGTTCTATG GTTACACAAGATGTCCCAAAGTACGCGATGGTAGCAGGAGAAAGAGCAGAGCTTCGAGGTCTTAATTTAGTGGGCCTTGCACGATGTGGATTCAGCACTGCAGAG ATCAGAAACCTGAGAACAGCTTATCAAAAGATATTCATGTGCGTGGATGCAAATGCTAGGTCTTTAGAAGAAAGGATTGCAGAAGTG GAGCTGCATGAAGAATTGGTACACGTTCCTGCTGTTCGTGCTATGTTGCAGTCTATTCGCAACTCCTTTGCAGAAAATCGTCGTGGAATATGCAAGATTAGACACTGGAATGTCTCTTGA
- the LOC137838135 gene encoding protein EFFECTOR OF TRANSCRIPTION 2-like isoform X1, which translates to MAAVAVTRLKREQCNRTKHDSSFSHWKILIGPSDWEDHSRGKEGCARYRIHNLPQESNPGVYELGIAVAGGGLGRQISKLAPHPDRIVVVYLGQADNVRTRLQCYGRTGAHLESAISDDSSLQKGLPLFQKVFSQGFSIVYRWAPTQNKEDALRTEDQLLRTFDYAWNTSNNGIRRPEEILQKLKKIASGTRTLSDVAKVLLPFTQKQVGIRIKSCKLPQDDDNGSYNFITRVFSFNRSRPRIVQSTSGVVQEQENAKICGVSLGDGLLCRRPPAEKRLRCSEHKGMRANVSIAKAISVAKSESNVPQTVVGSPVDESMTNTNICGIILNDGSTCRRQPVEGRKRCHEHKGRRIGASVQKRGNGYRYQNVSHGVEDSLQTLVGSPVDESISNTICGIILNDGSACTRQPVKGRKRCHEHKGRRTRASFHVNQK; encoded by the exons ATGGCGGCGGTGGCCGTCACAAGGTTGAAGAGGGAACAATGCAACCGCACAAAGCACGATTCCAGCTTCTCCCATTGGAAG ATTCTGATTGGCCCTTCTGATTGGGAAGATCATTCCAGAGGAAAGGAAGGGTGTGCAAGATACAGGATTCATAACCTCCCTCAGGAATCGAATCCAGGGGTGTATGAGCTTGGAATTGCGGTGGCCGGTGGTGGTTTGGGGCGTCAAATTTCCAAGCTTGCCCCTCACCCTGATCGCATTGTGGTGGTTTACCTTGGACAAGCTGACAATGTGAGAACAAGACTCCAGTGTTATGGCAGAACAGGAGCTCACTTGGAAAGTGCCATTTCAGATGATTCTTCTCTCCAAAAGGGTCTTCCCTTGTTTCAGAAAGTGTTTTCACAAGGATTCTCAATCGTTTATCGATGGGCTCCG ACTCAAAACAAGGAAGATGCCCTGCGAACAGAAGATCAGCTGCTCAGAACATTTGATTATGCATGGAACACAAGCAATAATGGTATCCGGAGGCCTGAAGAAATTCTTCAAAAGCTTAAAAAAATTGCTTCAGGCACCAGAACACTTTCAGATGTGGCCAAAGTGCTACTACCATTCACTCAGAAGCAAGTGGGCATCCGAATTAAATCTTGCAAGCTACCTCAGGATGATGACAATGGCAGCTATAATTTCATAACTCGAGTATTCAGCTTTAACAGATCACGTCCTAGGATAGTTCAAAGTACCAGTGGTGTCGTTCAGGAACAGGAGAATGCTAAAATCTGTGGAGTTTCATTGGGTGATGGTTTACTTTGTAGAAGGCCACCAGCTGAGAAAAGATTGAGGTGTTCTGAACACAAAGGAATGAGAGCTAATGTTTCCATTGCCAAAGCAATCAGTGTAGCCAAGTCAGAGAGCAATGTTCCACAAACAGTGGTTGGGAGTCCTGTTGATGAAAGCATGACAAACACCAATATATGTGGAATCATCTTAAATGATGGCTCCACCTGCAGAAGGCAACCAGTTGAAGGAAGGAAAAGGTGTCATGAGCACAAAGGGAGGAGAATTGGTGCATCTGTTCAAAAAAGGGGCAACGGATACAGATACCAAAATGTTAGCCATGGTGTAGAAGATTCTCTACAAACACTGGTAGGGAGTCCTGTGGATGAGAGTATCTCAAACACAATTTGTGGAATCATCTTAAATGATGGCTCTGCCTGTACAAGACAACCAGTTAAAGGAAGAAAAAGGTGCCATGAGCACAAAGGGAGAAGAACTCGTGCATCTTTTCATGTAAATCAGAAATAA
- the LOC137838135 gene encoding protein EFFECTOR OF TRANSCRIPTION 2-like isoform X2, whose amino-acid sequence MWCGPFNCSCYELLLLWFQILIGPSDWEDHSRGKEGCARYRIHNLPQESNPGVYELGIAVAGGGLGRQISKLAPHPDRIVVVYLGQADNVRTRLQCYGRTGAHLESAISDDSSLQKGLPLFQKVFSQGFSIVYRWAPTQNKEDALRTEDQLLRTFDYAWNTSNNGIRRPEEILQKLKKIASGTRTLSDVAKVLLPFTQKQVGIRIKSCKLPQDDDNGSYNFITRVFSFNRSRPRIVQSTSGVVQEQENAKICGVSLGDGLLCRRPPAEKRLRCSEHKGMRANVSIAKAISVAKSESNVPQTVVGSPVDESMTNTNICGIILNDGSTCRRQPVEGRKRCHEHKGRRIGASVQKRGNGYRYQNVSHGVEDSLQTLVGSPVDESISNTICGIILNDGSACTRQPVKGRKRCHEHKGRRTRASFHVNQK is encoded by the exons ATGTGGTGTGGACCTTTCAACTGTTCTTGTTACGAGCTGCTTTTGCTTTGGTTTCAGATTCTGATTGGCCCTTCTGATTGGGAAGATCATTCCAGAGGAAAGGAAGGGTGTGCAAGATACAGGATTCATAACCTCCCTCAGGAATCGAATCCAGGGGTGTATGAGCTTGGAATTGCGGTGGCCGGTGGTGGTTTGGGGCGTCAAATTTCCAAGCTTGCCCCTCACCCTGATCGCATTGTGGTGGTTTACCTTGGACAAGCTGACAATGTGAGAACAAGACTCCAGTGTTATGGCAGAACAGGAGCTCACTTGGAAAGTGCCATTTCAGATGATTCTTCTCTCCAAAAGGGTCTTCCCTTGTTTCAGAAAGTGTTTTCACAAGGATTCTCAATCGTTTATCGATGGGCTCCG ACTCAAAACAAGGAAGATGCCCTGCGAACAGAAGATCAGCTGCTCAGAACATTTGATTATGCATGGAACACAAGCAATAATGGTATCCGGAGGCCTGAAGAAATTCTTCAAAAGCTTAAAAAAATTGCTTCAGGCACCAGAACACTTTCAGATGTGGCCAAAGTGCTACTACCATTCACTCAGAAGCAAGTGGGCATCCGAATTAAATCTTGCAAGCTACCTCAGGATGATGACAATGGCAGCTATAATTTCATAACTCGAGTATTCAGCTTTAACAGATCACGTCCTAGGATAGTTCAAAGTACCAGTGGTGTCGTTCAGGAACAGGAGAATGCTAAAATCTGTGGAGTTTCATTGGGTGATGGTTTACTTTGTAGAAGGCCACCAGCTGAGAAAAGATTGAGGTGTTCTGAACACAAAGGAATGAGAGCTAATGTTTCCATTGCCAAAGCAATCAGTGTAGCCAAGTCAGAGAGCAATGTTCCACAAACAGTGGTTGGGAGTCCTGTTGATGAAAGCATGACAAACACCAATATATGTGGAATCATCTTAAATGATGGCTCCACCTGCAGAAGGCAACCAGTTGAAGGAAGGAAAAGGTGTCATGAGCACAAAGGGAGGAGAATTGGTGCATCTGTTCAAAAAAGGGGCAACGGATACAGATACCAAAATGTTAGCCATGGTGTAGAAGATTCTCTACAAACACTGGTAGGGAGTCCTGTGGATGAGAGTATCTCAAACACAATTTGTGGAATCATCTTAAATGATGGCTCTGCCTGTACAAGACAACCAGTTAAAGGAAGAAAAAGGTGCCATGAGCACAAAGGGAGAAGAACTCGTGCATCTTTTCATGTAAATCAGAAATAA
- the LOC137838140 gene encoding pentatricopeptide repeat-containing protein At2g15690, mitochondrial-like, with protein sequence MELKLNVAMASVGPISRAANSIFFTHSSSSVPIFTYAVHDASRRRNGTNTSRFTHKTPPLRKGKNHPNETALKLDHQNHKAPLPFNVDLVALCEEGKHDQVVELMGQGVAADYRVYLALLNFCENTRSLELGKRVHEFLRRSSFRGDVELSNRVIGVYSKCGSVKDARRVFDQMQERNTVSWHLMIGGYTANGLARDGLLAFQKMKQAGVPFDGETFKLVLAACAQAEAVEEGLLHLEYMKENGIVPSMEHYLEVVNILGNAGRLNEAEEFIEKIPIEVGAEGWESLRNLARIHGNLDLEDRAKELLMYLDPSKSIADELAMPPRKKQHDINMLEEKNRVSEYRYSIPYKEEAHEKLGGLSGQMREAGYVPDTRYVLHDIDEEEKEKALQYHSERLAIAYGLISTPPRTTLRIIKNLRICGDCHNAIKIMSKIVGRELIVRDNKRFHHFKDGKCSCGDYW encoded by the coding sequence ATGGAGCTCAAACTCAACGTAGCAATGGCTTCTGTGGGACCCATTTCACGCGCAGCAAACTCCATCTTCTTCACCCATTCCTCTTCCTCCGTTCCTATCTTCACCTACGCCGTTCATGATGCCAGCAGGCGCCGAAACGGCACCAACACTAGTCGTTTCACTCACAAAACCCCTCCTTTGCGTAAGGGGAAGAACCATCCCAATGAAACTGCATTGAAGCTCGATCATCAAAACCATAAAGCCCCATTACCCTTCAATGTGGACTTGGTGGCCCTGTGTGAAGAGGGTAAGCACGATCAAGTGGTGGAACTCATGGGTCAAGGTGTTGCTGCTGATTACCGTGTTTATCTTGCGCTCCTGAATTTTTGTGAGAATACAAGGTCGCTTGAATTGGGGAAAAGGGTCCATGAATTCCTGAGAAGATCGAGCTTTCGTGGGGACGTTGAATTGAGCAACAGGGTGATCGGAGTGTACAGCAAATGTGGCAGTGTGAAGGATGCACGCCGAGTGTTTGATCAAATGCAGGAGAGAAATACCGTTTCGTGGCATTTGATGATTGGTGGGTACACGGCTAATGGTTTAGCGCGTGATGGTTTATTGGCTTTTCAGAAGATGAAGCAAGCAGGGGTGCCATTTGATGGGGAAACTTTTAAATTGGTTTTGGCTGCATGTGCACAGGCAGAAGCTGTGGAAGAAGGGCTTTTACACTTGGAGTACATGAAGGAGAATGGAATAGTTCCTAGCATGGAGCATTATTTGGAGGTTGTAAACATTCTGGGGAATGCTGGTCGATTGAATGAAGCTGAGGAGTTCATTGAGAAGATACCAATTGAGGTTGGAGCTGAGGGTTGGGAGTCTCTTCGAAATTTGGCTCGAATACACGGAAATTTAGATCTTGAAGATCGTGCAAAGGAGTTGTTAATGTATCTTGATCCTTCAAAAAGCATTGCTGATGAACTTGCCATGCCTCCAAGAAAGAAGCAGCATGATATTAACATGCTAGAGGAGAAGAATAGGGTGAGTGAGTATCGGTATTCTATTCCGTATAAAGAAGAGGCTCACGAGAAATTGGGAGGTTTGAGTGGGCAGATGAGAGAAGCCGGTTATGTGCCTGATACAAGATATGTCCTCCATGACATTGATGAGGAGGAAAAAGAGAAGGCCTTGCAGTATCATAGCGAACGTTTGGCAATTGCTTATGGTCTCATCAGTACACCCCCGAGGACTACACTTAGAATCATCAAGAACCTACGTATCTGTGGGGACTGCCACAATGCAATCAAAATCATGTCCAAGATTGTTGGAAGGGAGCTAATTGTTAGGGATAACAAGCGATTCCATCATTTTAAAGATGGAAAATGCTCCTGTGGAGATTATTGGTAG
- the LOC137838142 gene encoding mitochondrial carrier protein CoAc2, translating to MAKQKRQDPEDGNKGVLDHMPLFAKELVAGGLAGGLAKTVVAPLERVKILFQTRRAEFQSTGLIGSAVRIAKTEGLMGFYRGNGASVARIIPYAAIHYMSYEEYRRWIIQTFPDVWKGPTLDLVAGSLSGGTAVLFTYPLDLTRTKLAYQIVSPTKLSASGMVNNEQVYRGIIDCLTRTYREGGIRGLYRGVAPTLVGIFPYAGLKFYFYEEMKRHVPEEYNKSIMAKLTCGSVAGLLGQTFTYPLEVVRRQMQIQKLQPSDKAELKGTLKSIVLIAQRQGWKQLFSGLSINYIKVVPSAAIGFTVYDTMKLYLRVPSREEVAVEN from the exons ATGGCGAAGCAGAAGAGGCAGGACCCAGAAGATGGGAACAAGGGTGTGCTCGATCACATGCCCCTTTTCGCCAAGGAGTTGGTCGCCGGCGGCCTCGCCGGCGGTTTGGCCAAGACCGTCGTCGCTCCTCTCGAGCGTGTCAAGATTCTCTTTCAG ACGCGAAGGGCTGAGTTTCAGAGCACAGGACTGATAGGATCAGCTGTCAGAATTGCCAAAACGGAAGGGCTTATGGGTTTCTACAG AGGAAATGGAGCAAGTGTTGCAAGGATTATTCCTTACGCGGCTATTCATTACATGTCCTACGAGGAATACCGCAGATGGATTATACAAACTTTTCCTGATGTTTGGAAAGGTCCTACCCTTGACCTTGTGGCAGGTTCACTCTCTGGAGGGACAGCTGTGCTTTTTACTTACCCACTTGATTTGACTCGAACCAAGTTAGCTTATCAG ATTGTTAGTCCAACAAAGTTGAGTGCTTCGGGGATGGTTAATAATGAACAAGTTTACAGAGGGATCATTGATTGTCTTACAAGGACTTATAGAGAGGGTGGCATTAGGGGTCTCTATCGTGGAGTGG CTCCAACTCTTGTTGGAATATTCCCGTATGCGGGTTTGAAATTCTACTTCTATGAGGAAATGAAGCGCCATGTCCCTGAGGAGTACAATAAAAGCATCATGGCCAAACTCACGTGTGGATCTGTGGCAGGGTTATTGGGTCAGACCTTCACATATCCTCTTGAAGTTGTTAGGAGGCAAATGCAG ATTCAAAAACTCCAGCCGTCTGATAAAGCCGAATTGAAGGGGACTCTGAAATCTATTGTTTTGATTGCCCAAAGGCAAGGCTGGAAGCAACTGTTTTCAGGGCTGAGCATCAATTACATAAAG GTTGTTCCATCTGCGGCCATAGGCTTTACAGTTTATGATACTATGAAATTATACCTGAGAGTTCCATCAAGAGAAGAAGTTGCAGTTGAAAATTGA